The following proteins come from a genomic window of Lolium rigidum isolate FL_2022 chromosome 5, APGP_CSIRO_Lrig_0.1, whole genome shotgun sequence:
- the LOC124657025 gene encoding uncharacterized protein LOC124657025 produces the protein MATTEEPTIELKVFVDKKKSRVLFAESGKEFVDVLFGFLTLPLGTIVRLLGKESQAGCLDELYKSVERLPTGFFRTEACKTMLLSPINGAAKQCCQLKVRVDDTKHREVYVCTSCYVHANCAYSSVPGAVCKCGDTKFIITDDFKVAPASTSLMLFLLDKFEVQDPSSLEQTTIQLSLDKIIGLLKRSLTSKDPLTGHYFNVAMAHDDTGIDMLHESLHQEQDNGGEHTPINLSISVLQTKNNSSVLYAEVGGDFVDLLFGLLSIPLGSIVKSYGKCGSKGCVDNLYSSIGGSVKGFLRPECQSFLQSPKLTPFFGCGTSKILQVEELSPYKEEIGTCFKCFKTYGFSNLTYCHENNYRYPYYHINCIETVKTTNLCEMDPKSPKEECENGEAYVKQGHQKFIVTDDLHVLPLSLAITLQVISEAKIQKRDLVEKELALTKPQVMEIFKAASVTRKALSTVLLPPMNMKKLYHHSFGLY, from the exons ATGGCCACCACAGAAGAACCGACGATCGAGTTGAAGGTTTTCGTGGACAAGAAGAAGAGTAGGGTGCTCTTCGCGGAGTCCGGCAAGGAGTTCGTCGACGTGCTCTTCGGCTTCCTCACGCTACCTCTCGGCACCATCGTTCGCCTACTTGGCAAAGAGTCTCAGGCCGGATGCCTGGACGAGCTCTACAAGAGCGTGGAGAGGCTCCCCACGGGCTTCTTCAGAACCGAGGCCTGCAAGACGATGCTTCTCAGTCCCATTAATGGCGCAGCAAAGCAGTGCTGTCAACTCAAGGTCAGAGTCGACGACACCAAGCACAGGGAGGTCTATGTGTGCACGAGCTGCTACGTCCATGCCAACTGCGCGTACAGCTCGGTCCCTGGCGCTGTCTGCAAATGTG GAGATACGAAGTTCATCATCACAGATGATTTCAAAGTTGCACCAGCGTCAACTTCTCTCATGTTGTTCCTTTTGGACAAGTTTGAAGTGCAAGATCCATCCAGTTTAGAGCAGACGACCATCCAACTTAGTTTGGACAAG ataaTTGGCCTGCTCAAGAGATCATTAACTTCCAAGGACCCTTTAACTGGTCACTATTTTAATGTTGCTATGGCGCATGATGATACAGGCATAGATATGCTCCATGAGAGTTTGCATCAGGAGCAAGATAATGGTGGTGAACACACGCCAATTAATCTCAGCATAAGTGTTCTTCAGACCAAGAACAACTCGTCGGTGTTGTATGCTGAAGTTGGTGGCGATTTTGTGGATCTCCTCTTTGGATTGCTGAGCATACCGCTAGGATCCATTGTGAAAAGCTATGGAAAGTGCGGATCAAAAGGGTGCGTTGACAATCTTTACAGTAGCATCGGTGGAAGTGTTAAAGGATTCTTAAGACCAGAATGTCAGAGCTTTCTACAGTCCCCAAAGTTGACCCCCTTCTTCGGTTGCGGCACTAGCAAGATACTTCAAGTTGAAGAACTATCTCCATATAAGGAAGAGATAGGAACCTGCTTTAAGTGCTTCAAGACCTATGGATTTTCGAATCTTACATACTGTCACGAGAATAATTATCGTTATCCATATTATCATATAAATTGTATAGAAACTGTCAAAACCACGAACCTTTGTGAGATGGATCCGAAATCACCAAAGGAAGAATGTGAAAATGGAGAAGCATATGTAAAGCAGGGGCATCAGAAATTTATAGTGACTGATGATCTGCATGTTCTTCCTCTGTCCTTAGCAATCACTCTACAAGTTATTAGTGAAGCCAAGATTCAAAAAAGGGACCTCGTGGAGAAAGAACTGGCTCTCACAAAACCCCAG GTTATGGAGATATTTAAAGCTGCTTCGGTGACTCGCAAAGCACTCAGCACTGTACTTCTGCCTCCCATGAATATGAAGAAGCTGTATCACCACAGCTTTGGCCTATATTAG